From the genome of Gracilibacillus salitolerans, one region includes:
- a CDS encoding alpha/beta-type small acid-soluble spore protein, which yields MVNKNKILVPEAREGLDQLKAKIANTNDPQKAKYEVAAEQQVSLNKGYNGNIKAKDAGKIGGHIGGNMVQELVKMGQQQLHQNRNDSK from the coding sequence ATGGTAAATAAGAATAAAATACTTGTTCCAGAAGCTCGAGAGGGATTGGATCAATTAAAAGCAAAAATTGCTAATACAAATGATCCTCAAAAGGCAAAATACGAAGTAGCAGCAGAACAACAAGTATCACTTAACAAAGGGTATAATGGGAATATTAAAGCTAAAGATGCCGGAAAAATAGGTGGGCATATAGGCGGTAATATGGTCCAGGAATTAGTCAAGATGGGGCAACAACAGCTTCATCAAAATCGTAACGATTCAAAATAA
- the uvsE gene encoding UV DNA damage repair endonuclease UvsE, with amino-acid sequence MILRFGYVSMALSLWEASPSRTLTFTNWKKLNKEDRKEKLYYLTKQNLRNTIRILHYNIAHGIDVYRMSSSLVPLATHPEVRWDFITPFTSLFKEIGVLVQKHKLRVSFHPNQFTLFTSPQNHVTENAIVAMTYHYDMLKAMGIERQATMNIHVGGAYGNKEEAIDRFNKNFVKLDKDIRMQTTLENDDKTYTAEETLQVCEKNGVPFVFDYHHHWANPGEGAWEELLPRIFATWEGTGNPPKFHLSSPKSKKLIRAHADYVDIDFAKDFIKALKAYGKSVDIMIEAKAKDRAALKLVEELGKWRGFKRINGGAIEV; translated from the coding sequence ATGATACTTAGGTTCGGTTACGTCTCAATGGCGCTTTCGCTTTGGGAAGCGTCTCCTTCTCGAACGTTAACGTTTACGAATTGGAAGAAGTTAAATAAAGAGGATAGAAAAGAAAAACTTTATTATCTTACGAAACAAAATTTAAGAAACACAATTCGTATTCTTCATTACAACATTGCACATGGTATAGACGTCTATCGAATGTCATCCTCACTTGTACCACTAGCTACACATCCAGAGGTAAGATGGGATTTTATAACTCCTTTTACTTCACTCTTTAAAGAGATTGGAGTACTAGTACAAAAACATAAGCTACGCGTCAGCTTCCATCCGAATCAATTCACCTTGTTCACTAGTCCGCAGAACCATGTTACAGAAAATGCAATTGTTGCTATGACTTATCATTATGACATGTTGAAAGCGATGGGAATAGAAAGACAAGCAACGATGAACATCCATGTCGGTGGTGCTTATGGTAACAAAGAAGAGGCGATTGATCGATTTAACAAAAATTTTGTGAAGCTTGATAAGGATATTCGCATGCAAACGACTCTAGAAAACGATGATAAGACATATACTGCAGAAGAAACGTTACAAGTTTGTGAGAAAAACGGTGTCCCTTTTGTTTTTGATTATCATCACCATTGGGCAAACCCCGGAGAGGGAGCATGGGAGGAGTTACTCCCGAGAATTTTTGCTACTTGGGAAGGAACAGGTAATCCTCCTAAATTTCACTTATCCTCTCCTAAATCGAAAAAATTGATACGAGCACATGCTGATTATGTGGATATTGATTTTGCGAAAGACTTTATAAAAGCCTTAAAGGCATATGGAAAATCAGTGGATATCATGATTGAGGCGAAAGCGAAGGATAGGGCAGCATTAAAGCTCGTAGAAGAGTTAGGTAAATGGCGTGGTTTTAAGCGAATAAATGGAGGAGCGATAGAGGTATAG
- a CDS encoding YbxH family protein translates to MGAIERNGYRFEPEYSVINQNGAIHVYEQGDFREELKFIFSGKYPEASQIEEIVETYCQQHNI, encoded by the coding sequence GTGGGAGCAATTGAACGAAACGGATATAGGTTTGAACCAGAATATAGTGTGATTAATCAAAATGGTGCTATCCATGTTTATGAACAAGGTGATTTTAGAGAAGAACTGAAATTCATCTTTTCTGGAAAATATCCTGAAGCTAGCCAAATAGAAGAAATCGTTGAAACCTATTGCCAGCAACACAATATATAG
- a CDS encoding PRK06851 family protein — MSRKVINYYAGGNTAKGFYNLFESNMQELEHILLLKGGPGTGKSTMLKKLADSWVQQGYRIERIHCSSDNDSLDGLIIPALQFGIFDATAPHILEPKTPGAIEKYVNLGVAWDKTKLKESQDEINELQTKISEAFHSAYDCFAEGLHIHDYLEDIYINEMDLNKANQVTEELIQKILLNKTSTHGNAVVRHRFFGASTPKGVVDFIPSITEELTKRYFIKGRAGTGKSTLLKKVAAAAEESGFDVEMYHCGFDPESIDMVVIRELGVCIFDSTDPHEYFPKRQGDEIVDLYKQTITPGTDEKYKSDITYYTKSYKQKMKDGITYLQEAKLLHDKLEKIYIDAVDFAVIDEIYSTIYKEIAELAGHS, encoded by the coding sequence TTGTCAAGAAAAGTGATTAACTACTATGCTGGTGGAAACACAGCAAAGGGATTCTACAACCTGTTCGAATCGAATATGCAAGAGTTAGAGCATATACTTTTATTAAAAGGTGGTCCTGGTACAGGAAAATCCACGATGTTGAAAAAGCTGGCAGATTCCTGGGTACAGCAGGGTTATCGTATCGAGCGGATTCATTGTTCATCAGACAATGATTCATTAGACGGGCTTATTATTCCAGCACTTCAATTTGGAATTTTTGATGCAACTGCTCCACATATTTTAGAGCCAAAAACCCCTGGGGCAATTGAAAAATATGTCAACCTTGGAGTTGCTTGGGATAAAACCAAGCTAAAAGAAAGTCAAGATGAGATCAATGAGTTGCAGACCAAAATAAGTGAGGCATTTCATTCGGCGTATGACTGTTTTGCAGAAGGGCTTCACATACACGATTACTTAGAGGATATATACATTAATGAAATGGATCTTAACAAAGCAAATCAAGTTACTGAAGAACTAATTCAAAAGATTTTGCTCAATAAAACAAGTACTCACGGAAATGCTGTCGTCCGACATCGCTTTTTCGGTGCATCTACCCCAAAGGGTGTCGTTGATTTTATTCCGTCTATTACCGAGGAGTTGACGAAGCGTTACTTTATTAAAGGGCGTGCTGGTACTGGTAAATCAACACTACTAAAAAAAGTTGCCGCTGCTGCTGAAGAAAGTGGCTTTGATGTTGAAATGTATCACTGTGGATTTGACCCGGAAAGTATAGATATGGTTGTCATCCGCGAACTAGGCGTCTGTATATTTGATAGTACCGATCCACATGAATATTTCCCTAAGCGTCAAGGGGATGAAATTGTCGACTTATACAAGCAAACGATCACACCTGGTACGGATGAAAAGTATAAATCAGACATTACCTATTATACGAAAAGCTATAAGCAAAAAATGAAAGATGGCATCACTTATTTGCAGGAAGCCAAATTATTACATGATAAATTAGAAAAAATATATATCGATGCCGTTGATTTTGCGGTAATTGATGAAATTTATTCAACTATTTATAAAGAGATTGCAGAATTGGCAGGACATAGTTAA
- a CDS encoding FAD/NAD(P)-binding protein gives MYKWIIIGGGIHGCTIAVHLLKSGKVEPNELLIVDRYEKPLHKWSMITSKIGMDFLRSPSVHHIDQDPFSLQNYAKDMGGINSFLGRYKRPRLDFFNDHCYELLDSISIQNMWYQAEVHDIRSFNGNWRIYTNQHNFFETNYVVLALGVNEQPAFPDWALPLREKEPDKVKHIFEEEAEVKQEVGDVCIIGGGISAAHLATKLCAITNGKVTLVKRHPFRIHDFDSDPGWLGPKRLAKYNKVSNFTKRRSIINKARLRGSIPRNMFLKLKKCQADHRLEVIDDEVKTASYYDGEIRLSFAKYDSRKFSCIWLATGSQARIPEKQLMDKLIVNENLPCASCGFPIVNKQLEWKKGLYVSGALAELEVGPVAHNISGARKAAVKLAGLA, from the coding sequence GTGTATAAATGGATTATTATTGGTGGTGGGATTCATGGATGCACAATTGCGGTTCATTTATTAAAAAGTGGGAAGGTAGAACCCAATGAACTATTAATTGTTGATCGTTATGAAAAACCTCTACACAAGTGGTCAATGATCACAAGTAAGATAGGAATGGATTTTCTTCGCTCTCCATCTGTTCACCATATTGATCAAGACCCATTCAGTTTGCAGAATTATGCTAAAGATATGGGAGGGATAAACTCCTTTCTTGGAAGATATAAAAGACCACGATTAGATTTCTTTAATGACCACTGTTATGAATTATTAGATTCAATATCTATCCAGAATATGTGGTATCAAGCAGAAGTGCATGATATTCGCTCGTTTAATGGCAATTGGCGTATATATACAAATCAACATAACTTCTTTGAAACGAATTATGTGGTATTAGCATTGGGTGTAAATGAACAGCCTGCATTCCCTGACTGGGCTCTCCCACTGAGAGAAAAAGAACCTGACAAGGTAAAACATATTTTTGAGGAAGAGGCAGAAGTAAAGCAAGAAGTTGGCGATGTTTGTATTATAGGTGGTGGAATCTCAGCAGCACATTTAGCAACAAAATTATGTGCCATAACAAATGGAAAAGTCACATTAGTAAAGCGACATCCTTTTAGAATTCATGATTTTGACAGTGATCCGGGTTGGTTAGGACCTAAGCGTTTAGCCAAATACAACAAAGTATCAAATTTTACTAAACGTCGATCCATTATTAATAAGGCTCGACTCCGGGGATCAATTCCACGAAATATGTTTTTAAAATTAAAGAAATGCCAAGCTGATCATCGATTAGAGGTTATTGATGATGAAGTCAAAACTGCTTCTTATTATGACGGTGAAATTCGTTTATCTTTTGCAAAATATGACTCACGAAAGTTCTCTTGTATTTGGTTAGCTACAGGTTCGCAAGCTAGGATTCCGGAAAAACAATTAATGGATAAATTGATTGTAAATGAAAATTTACCATGTGCTTCGTGTGGATTTCCGATAGTAAATAAGCAATTAGAATGGAAAAAAGGCTTGTATGTTTCTGGTGCATTGGCAGAATTGGAGGTTGGCCCAGTTGCACATAATATTTCTGGGGCTAGGAAGGCGGCCGTTAAATTAGCGGGGTTAGCTTAA
- a CDS encoding putative holin-like toxin — translation MYESFMVLFRFGTFLIALLALIVSLINRK, via the coding sequence ATGTATGAGAGTTTTATGGTACTGTTTCGATTCGGTACCTTCTTGATTGCACTGCTCGCATTGATCGTTTCTTTGATCAATAGAAAATAG
- a CDS encoding nucleoside triphosphate pyrophosphohydrolase, producing MPTYNKLVRDKIPEILEKNNLAYRLKHLDKDQFHTAIQEKFQEEWTEYQQAVNNEEAVEELADLLEVIFAMTEIHGRTKEELLAVRQRKFIDRGGFYQKCYLLEVEDK from the coding sequence ATGCCAACTTACAATAAGCTAGTACGTGATAAAATACCAGAAATTTTAGAGAAGAATAACTTAGCATATCGTTTGAAACATTTAGATAAAGACCAATTCCATACAGCAATACAGGAAAAATTTCAAGAAGAGTGGACGGAGTATCAACAGGCAGTGAATAATGAGGAAGCTGTTGAGGAGTTAGCTGATTTATTGGAAGTGATCTTCGCTATGACAGAAATACATGGAAGAACGAAAGAGGAATTATTAGCTGTAAGACAAAGGAAGTTTATAGATAGAGGTGGATTTTATCAAAAGTGTTATTTGCTTGAAGTAGAAGATAAGTAA
- the iolG gene encoding inositol 2-dehydrogenase produces the protein MADMTIGIIGAGRIGQLHAEHILSTPSIELKGICDINTGHLKGTFIEKNVSIITKDPSILIEDEEIDAIFICSSTDTHCYYIEKCALAGKHIFCEKPISFSLEETKAALRIVEEAGVKLQIGFNRRFDTHFRKIYQTIQDGKIGKTHIIKITSRDPEPPNEEYIKSSGGMFFDMTIHDFDMIRYLSSSEVKMVSVATANLVDPCFEKYDDVDTAIITLTFEDGTLATIDNSRQAVYGYDQRIEVFGEKGLVMAENERTSNIQIATKESVTLDHPKYFFLDRYKAAFQKEIQEFAQAIINHEPLTCTGEDGLQAQKLAIATKKAWKEKRSVSLNEI, from the coding sequence ATGGCAGATATGACAATTGGAATTATAGGAGCAGGAAGGATCGGACAGTTACATGCTGAACATATTTTAAGTACGCCTTCCATAGAGTTAAAAGGAATTTGTGATATTAATACTGGTCATTTAAAAGGAACGTTTATTGAAAAGAATGTTTCGATCATTACAAAAGATCCTTCTATTCTAATAGAAGACGAAGAAATTGATGCAATCTTTATTTGTTCCTCCACTGACACGCATTGTTATTATATTGAAAAGTGTGCACTGGCAGGAAAACACATATTTTGTGAGAAACCAATCAGTTTCAGTTTGGAAGAAACAAAAGCTGCTCTTAGAATAGTAGAAGAAGCAGGAGTGAAATTGCAAATTGGTTTTAACAGAAGGTTTGATACGCATTTTAGAAAAATATATCAAACAATACAAGATGGAAAAATTGGAAAAACACATATCATTAAAATTACATCACGTGATCCTGAACCACCAAATGAAGAGTATATCAAGTCATCAGGTGGTATGTTCTTTGATATGACTATCCATGATTTTGATATGATTAGATATTTATCATCAAGTGAAGTGAAGATGGTATCCGTAGCTACTGCTAATCTAGTCGATCCATGTTTTGAAAAATATGATGATGTAGATACGGCAATAATTACATTAACTTTTGAAGACGGCACATTAGCAACTATTGATAACAGCAGGCAAGCGGTATATGGATATGACCAACGAATCGAAGTTTTCGGGGAAAAGGGATTGGTTATGGCTGAAAATGAAAGGACTTCAAATATCCAGATAGCAACAAAAGAATCCGTTACACTTGATCATCCTAAGTATTTTTTTCTAGATAGGTACAAAGCTGCTTTTCAAAAGGAGATTCAAGAGTTTGCACAAGCAATTATCAATCATGAACCGCTGACATGTACTGGTGAAGACGGACTTCAAGCCCAAAAACTAGCAATTGCAACAAAAAAAGCATGGAAAGAGAAGCGTTCTGTTTCACTAAATGAAATTTAA
- the iolB gene encoding 5-deoxy-glucuronate isomerase, protein MSSLLQKPHQRDIEGNVIKVDPESAGWKYVGFEVYQLGKGEKLSKKTNNNEVCIVILSGKANIQTNDRSFFDIGQRMSVFEKIPPFSVYVPNQNQYAIEAITNLEIAICLAPGKSSYQTRLIEPKDVGQEDRGSGKMSRKIHNILPEQKEADSLLVVEVFTPDGNTSSYPPHKHDQDNLPEESYLEETYYHKVNPQQGFVFQRVYNDERSLNETMSVENGDVVLVPEGYHPVSCVPGYESYYLNVMAGPVRTWKFHNDKDHEWLF, encoded by the coding sequence ATGTCGTCATTGTTACAAAAACCACATCAGAGAGATATTGAGGGGAATGTAATTAAGGTCGATCCCGAATCAGCAGGCTGGAAATACGTAGGTTTTGAAGTGTATCAGCTTGGCAAAGGGGAGAAGCTTAGCAAAAAAACAAATAATAATGAAGTTTGTATTGTTATTTTAAGTGGAAAGGCTAATATTCAAACCAATGACAGAAGTTTCTTCGATATTGGTCAAAGGATGAGTGTATTTGAGAAAATTCCACCTTTTTCCGTATACGTACCTAATCAAAATCAATATGCAATCGAAGCAATAACAAATTTGGAAATTGCTATTTGTTTAGCTCCAGGGAAATCCAGTTATCAAACTAGGTTAATAGAACCGAAGGATGTAGGTCAAGAAGACAGGGGTTCAGGTAAAATGAGTAGAAAAATTCACAATATTTTGCCTGAACAAAAAGAAGCCGACAGTTTATTAGTTGTAGAAGTATTCACACCTGATGGTAACACGTCAAGTTATCCTCCACATAAACATGATCAGGATAATTTGCCAGAGGAATCTTATTTAGAAGAAACCTATTATCATAAGGTAAATCCGCAACAAGGGTTTGTATTTCAACGCGTTTATAATGATGAAAGAAGCTTGAATGAAACAATGAGTGTAGAGAATGGCGATGTAGTACTTGTTCCGGAAGGGTATCATCCAGTGTCTTGTGTACCCGGTTATGAGTCTTATTATTTAAATGTAATGGCAGGACCTGTGAGAACATGGAAGTTTCATAACGATAAGGATCATGAGTGGTTATTTTGA
- the iolC gene encoding 5-dehydro-2-deoxygluconokinase, translated as MYNLDFKSDRSMDLVGIGRLCIDLNADQFNRPMEETTSFTKYVGGSPANIAIGAARLGLRSGFIGKVSDDQMGRFIQQYLQKNNIDVNGVSVDDTGAVTGLAFTEIKSPENCSILMYRDNVADLKLDTTNVSEDYIQQSKALLISGTALAASPSREAVFLALDYAKKHGVIVFFDLDYRAYSWNNDKETAVYYNLVAEKCDVIIGTREEFDMMEQFENFSQDDHKTANKWFDYSAEIVVIKHGSEGSIAYTKEGQTERSGIFKTKVLKTFGAGDAYASSFIYGLMNGWDLDQGMQFGSASASIVISKHSCSDAMPTVEEINQFLKSASISEKE; from the coding sequence ATGTATAATTTAGATTTTAAGTCGGACCGTTCCATGGATTTAGTAGGTATAGGTAGACTCTGTATCGATTTAAATGCTGATCAATTTAATCGTCCGATGGAAGAAACAACTTCTTTTACAAAATATGTAGGTGGATCACCAGCCAATATAGCAATCGGAGCAGCGAGACTTGGGTTGAGAAGCGGATTTATTGGCAAAGTTTCGGATGATCAAATGGGGCGTTTTATTCAGCAATATTTACAGAAAAACAATATAGATGTGAATGGAGTTTCCGTCGATGATACAGGGGCAGTGACAGGTTTGGCATTTACGGAAATTAAAAGTCCAGAGAATTGTAGTATTTTAATGTATCGAGATAATGTTGCTGATTTAAAGCTAGATACAACGAATGTATCGGAAGATTATATCCAACAATCTAAAGCTTTATTAATATCAGGCACCGCATTGGCTGCAAGTCCATCTAGAGAAGCTGTTTTTCTTGCTTTGGATTACGCTAAAAAGCATGGAGTGATCGTCTTTTTTGACTTAGACTACCGGGCATATAGCTGGAATAATGATAAGGAAACGGCGGTATATTATAATCTCGTAGCCGAAAAATGCGACGTTATCATAGGTACTAGAGAAGAGTTTGATATGATGGAGCAATTTGAGAATTTTAGCCAAGATGATCATAAAACAGCAAATAAATGGTTTGATTATTCAGCAGAAATCGTCGTGATTAAACATGGTTCTGAGGGATCTATTGCCTATACTAAAGAAGGGCAGACAGAGCGAAGTGGGATATTCAAAACGAAAGTATTAAAAACATTTGGAGCAGGAGATGCCTATGCTTCATCGTTTATATACGGTTTAATGAACGGTTGGGATTTGGATCAGGGGATGCAATTTGGCAGCGCTTCCGCATCTATTGTTATTTCGAAACACAGCTGTTCAGATGCGATGCCGACAGTAGAAGAAATTAATCAATTTTTAAAGTCGGCCTCGATAAGTGAGAAGGAATGA
- a CDS encoding class II fructose-bisphosphate aldolase: MLVTLNDFLQQALTNKCAIPAFNVFGYEDAKAVIDAAEEMQSPVILATNKVAIHYMPIDVIGGMLVQMATKARVPVVVHLDHGQDYETVAQAIAAGYSSVMYDGSALPFEENAKNTKDVVKLGHAFGVSVEGEIGSVGYSDSTTGSTGSLTDPHEAKAFAEETNVDALAVAVGTTHRMETQSATIEYHLIESIQKYVSVPLVMHGSTGLPDKDLQQIAEMNFCKVNIGTAIRMRFGNSLRKEIHEKPNVFDRLELFRIPMHEVKQEAIHKINLLQTNQLC, translated from the coding sequence ATGCTAGTCACTTTAAACGATTTTTTACAGCAAGCCTTAACTAATAAGTGTGCCATTCCTGCATTTAATGTGTTTGGTTATGAAGATGCGAAAGCAGTTATTGATGCAGCCGAAGAAATGCAATCACCGGTTATTTTAGCAACTAATAAAGTAGCCATTCACTACATGCCGATAGATGTGATTGGTGGGATGCTTGTTCAAATGGCAACGAAAGCAAGAGTACCAGTAGTTGTGCATCTTGATCATGGACAGGATTATGAGACTGTAGCACAAGCGATAGCAGCAGGGTATAGCTCCGTTATGTATGATGGTTCTGCTTTACCTTTTGAGGAGAATGCGAAAAATACGAAAGACGTTGTAAAACTAGGCCATGCTTTCGGTGTTTCTGTGGAAGGTGAGATTGGATCTGTTGGTTATAGTGATTCAACGACTGGAAGTACTGGTTCTTTAACCGATCCGCATGAGGCAAAAGCATTTGCTGAAGAAACAAATGTTGATGCGTTAGCGGTAGCTGTTGGTACAACGCATAGGATGGAGACACAATCAGCTACCATTGAATATCACTTAATTGAGAGTATTCAAAAGTACGTTTCTGTACCACTAGTAATGCATGGCTCAACAGGTTTACCAGATAAAGATTTACAACAAATTGCAGAAATGAACTTTTGTAAAGTAAATATTGGTACAGCCATTCGTATGCGTTTTGGCAATAGTCTACGAAAGGAAATTCATGAGAAACCGAACGTGTTTGATAGGTTGGAGTTATTTAGAATACCGATGCATGAAGTAAAGCAGGAAGCCATCCACAAAATCAATTTGTTGCAGACAAACCAATTATGCTAG
- a CDS encoding CoA-acylating methylmalonate-semialdehyde dehydrogenase, with product MTNAQIPRLQNFIGGKWVDIQSEQEEVVYNPATGEQVARVPLSTKEDLDRAVEAAQEAFESWKEVPVPKRARILFKYQQLLVEHWDELAEIITKENGKNLKEAHGEMLRAIECVEFASGAPTLMMGSQLPSIATGLESGVYRYPIGVVGGITPFNFPGMVPCWMFPLAIVAGNTFILKPSEKTPLLANRLAELFEEAGLPKGVLNVVHGAHDVVNGLLDHQDVKAISFVGSQPVAEYVYKRGTENLKRVQALAGAKNHSIVLQDANLENAATQILNASFGSAGERCMACSVVAVEEDIADDFIDLMVQKANEINIGNGLDENVFLGPVIREDHKKRTLQYIETAINEGAQLIRDGRNDQKNQDKGYYVGPTIFDQVTSQMKIWQDEIFAPVLSIARVKNLDEAIDLTNRSRFANGACLFTNNGGSVRTFREKIDAGMLGINIGVPAPMAFFPFSGWKDSFYGDLHANGKDGLEFYTRKKVVTARWV from the coding sequence ATGACAAATGCACAAATACCCAGACTTCAGAACTTTATCGGTGGAAAATGGGTAGATATTCAAAGTGAACAAGAAGAAGTTGTTTATAATCCTGCTACTGGAGAGCAAGTGGCGAGGGTGCCACTGTCTACAAAGGAAGATTTGGATCGGGCTGTTGAAGCTGCTCAAGAGGCATTTGAATCATGGAAGGAAGTTCCCGTTCCAAAGAGAGCGCGGATCCTTTTTAAGTATCAACAATTATTAGTCGAACACTGGGACGAATTAGCGGAGATTATTACCAAAGAAAATGGTAAAAATTTAAAAGAAGCACACGGTGAGATGCTTCGTGCCATTGAGTGTGTTGAATTTGCATCGGGTGCGCCGACTTTGATGATGGGTTCTCAGTTGCCTTCTATTGCTACAGGATTAGAATCTGGTGTATACCGTTATCCAATTGGAGTCGTTGGTGGAATTACACCATTTAATTTTCCGGGCATGGTGCCATGCTGGATGTTCCCGTTAGCGATTGTAGCAGGTAATACTTTCATATTAAAACCATCAGAGAAAACGCCGCTTTTAGCAAATCGATTGGCCGAATTATTTGAAGAAGCAGGCTTGCCAAAAGGAGTGCTAAACGTGGTGCACGGTGCGCATGATGTTGTAAATGGTCTATTAGATCACCAAGATGTCAAAGCCATTTCTTTTGTTGGCTCACAGCCTGTTGCAGAATATGTGTATAAACGAGGGACAGAAAATCTTAAACGGGTTCAAGCATTGGCAGGAGCTAAAAACCATTCGATTGTTTTACAAGATGCAAATCTAGAAAACGCGGCAACACAAATCTTGAATGCTTCCTTTGGCTCTGCAGGTGAGCGGTGTATGGCATGTTCAGTTGTAGCAGTCGAAGAGGATATTGCAGATGATTTTATTGATTTAATGGTACAAAAAGCAAATGAAATAAATATCGGAAATGGTCTGGATGAGAATGTCTTTCTAGGACCAGTCATTCGTGAAGACCACAAAAAGAGAACGCTACAATATATAGAAACAGCGATAAACGAAGGAGCTCAATTAATTCGTGATGGAAGAAATGATCAGAAAAATCAAGATAAAGGTTACTATGTAGGACCGACTATTTTTGATCAAGTAACAAGTCAAATGAAGATATGGCAAGATGAAATTTTTGCTCCGGTATTGTCGATCGCTAGAGTGAAGAACCTTGACGAAGCTATTGACTTAACCAATCGTTCTAGATTTGCAAATGGAGCATGTTTATTTACCAATAATGGTGGGAGTGTCCGTACTTTCCGCGAAAAAATTGATGCTGGCATGCTAGGAATAAATATTGGAGTACCAGCACCGATGGCATTCTTTCCATTCTCGGGTTGGAAGGATTCCTTTTATGGAGATCTCCATGCAAATGGAAAAGATGGCTTAGAATTTTACACGAGAAAGAAAGTTGTGACAGCCCGTTGGGTATAA